In Lolium rigidum isolate FL_2022 chromosome 3, APGP_CSIRO_Lrig_0.1, whole genome shotgun sequence, the genomic window CGTTTGTTTCGGTGTATAGACCAGATGGAAAATCTCCCTCCAACTCTTCTGGAACAAAATCACAACCCCTGAAAAAAATGAAATTATCAGTGCCCCCGATCAACTGTATTAATCCTTATCAAACATATGCTGAGACAGTGGCCCTGATATATAGTCTCCACCGTTTAAATTTATATGTGATACAAAGCAACCTTATAACCAGAACTACACGGTTCTCTCCAAGGTGGAAAACCCAATCAGTAAGACATCTTATCCAACACCCCAAGCTGACCCCGATCCCTCGATTCCTACTCGCCGTGTACCAACCATACCAAATCATGGATTAACAGCCCTTGTTGCACCCTCCATCTCGCTCTATGCCCTCGGGAACAAACGATGCATTGAGCACCTTCATACAGAGATACCAGAGAATCATATCGTGCGGGTGCAGAGATATCCATCTATCCGGTATATTATCTAATTTTGTTTATACCTAACGAACGCCGTAGGTATAGGCAGGCTAAATCCTCCCCCCTTAACCGCCGGTACTGACGAAACTGACGAAATCAGGACCTAATTGGAGGTGTGGTTCAGTAAAGTTACAAACTGTCTAACAAGGGCTCACCTGTTGCCCCATGGCTCCGGGGATCTCGGCGAAACTGTGCGGCTGGGAGCGCCGTCTTCCGTCGATGCCCTGGAACCTCCGTCCAGCCCGTCATATAGCTCGCCGGAGCCTCCGCCGCCACTGCCGCTCCCAGAGCTGTTTGACTCACCGCTCCAGATTTCCGTGTACAAGCGGAATTCCGCCGGGATTACCTCTTCTCTTTCGATCCATCCCGAATCTACACCAGGATAACCCATGCTGGAGGAGGAATCGGCGGTCAGATCAGCTGCGGCGCAGAATCAAACAAACTCGGCAAAAAAGTGACGATGCGGAACCATGGAACGAACCTGAGAAGCAGCTCGGTGAACCCTTGCGCGCCTCCATGGCACTGCATCGCCGGCTCAGTCTGAATCTGGAGATCGAGACTGGTCCTGGGTTGGGGTGTTCTGTGAGCGCCGAGATGCCCGGAGGTCGTGAGATGCCGGACGATTTTGAATTCGAACTGGTAGATCCTGGTCGCCGCTTGTCCTAATCGACCCCACGCTGCGGGCCACCACCGTATATACGGACCAGTACAGCACGCGTATACGTCCGGCTCTCTCTGTATTCTTGCAAACGCCGGTCAACTCTTCCGGACGTGGGGCCAGCACGCGAATCTTGGAACTGCCCCGGACGGCCACGATTTCACCTGCGCCCCATTTTATAAGCTACAACGCATTTTCGGTCTTGCTCGACGTGAAGCCGTGGGGCGACGAGACCGACATGGCCAAGCTCGAGGAGGCCGTGCGTGGCGTGGCCATGGAGGGACTCACCTGGGGCGCATGTACGTCGTTTAATTTGACTACACCTCCGAATCACGCTGCTTGTTAATCATCGATTCCTGAAGTCTAACCAAGCGATCGCCCCGTTCTTGCAGCCAAGCTCCTTACCGTCGGGTACGGGATTAAGAAGATGCAGATCATGCTCACCGTCGTCGACGACCTCGTCTCCGTCGACAGCCTCATCGAGGACCACCTCTGCGCCGAGCCGCTCGACGAGTACGTGCAGAGCGCCGACATTGTCAGCTTCAACAAGATTTGTAAGTAGATCTCGTGCCTAGTCTGATTAATCATAAGACTTTTCTCCTGCACCGTCTCATGTCAGATTTCCAGTCTTAATTTTAAAGGAGGACTAACCTCAGCATAAACCTCCTCTTATCGCAGGAAAATTCCTCAAGCGGTCGATGGcggagagcagcagcagcacaagatCACCTAGTTTCGTTTTTTTATTATCGACTTGTTCTTAGTAATAGTTGGTCGTAGTTTTGTGATCTAGAATTCTAGATTCGTTGCAGTACAGTCAAAAAAAAATAAATCGTTGCAGCAATACTGTACCGCGAGGACTTGTGGTTTTTGTTGCTTCGAATTGCTCGTGCCCTACCAACCAGTTGCTTTGAGTGGAAAGCATGCGTGTTCAGCGTTCTTTTGGTCAATGGAAAGTTCTTTGGTCATTGTCCACTGATAGATTTTGTACGCACGAAAAGTCATCCAACATGCGAATCCTCGGCTTAGTTGCTCTCTACCTACCGATTTCTACAGATGCTGCGAGATGGCTCGCGAGAATTGTAAAAACACTCCGTATGTACCTACATACGTTTAAGTATTTAGATTTACTTGCTAAAAAAGAAACCACGGCAACTAATTTTGAACGGAGGAGTAACAGGCAACGTCATTTGATTCAGACCACGTGTTACTAACGGACAAAAATACCATAATCTTTGCTATTAAAATACCCGTGTACCGGTTTTACACGAATCACCAACCGGTGCTCCACCTCCCACCGATTTGTTTTCCACGTGTTAGGATTGGGTTTTGGCGTCAAGATGATGCTTGTGGTACTGCATCGAATAAAGACATCTCGATTTCAAGCCTATCTAGCACCGGTGGAGTGCCGGATTGGTTTTCGACGTGTTAGGATTGGGTTTTGGTATCCGGGCTTCAAGCCTATCTAGAACCGGTGGAGCGCGGATTGGTTTTGCACGTGTTAGGATTAGGTTTTTGTGCCAGGAAGATGTTGGCGGTACTGCATCGAATAAAGATATCCCGACTTGAAGCCTATCTTTTGGATGGTCAACGATGTTGAGGAACCTGTGGGCATCGTCGCCGGGCTTGTGCTCTGGTTTATGTGGTATTGGTTTGGTTGTCGAACTATTGGCCTTTGTGGGTCATGATTTCGTCTTGTGTGCAGGTTGGTTCAACCCGTAGTGTGTATGTGGCCCAAGCCACCGACCCTCGCATGCGTATGTGGGCCTACCCATCGGGCCCTGCCGGTGGTTCTAGCTTGATCATACCTGATTTAGCTTCTTCATCTCCATCATGCATCCCAGTGACTACTGCTGCTCTCCAAGTTTTTGTTTCTCTCCTTGGGTGATGTAACTTTGACCAAACTGGCTTTCAAagctttgttggtatcttttacgAAAATTTAAAGGAAAGCTTGTTTGTTTTGGCCAACGATACAGtaacaaaattaaaataaaactatGGATTTATTTAATTACCTTCTCAAGATGCTGCCTatcttattcgcaaaaaaaaaaaaga contains:
- the LOC124699878 gene encoding uncharacterized protein LOC124699878 is translated as MQCHGGAQGFTELLLSMGYPGVDSGWIEREEVIPAEFRLYTEIWSGESNSSGSGSGGGGSGELYDGLDGGSRASTEDGAPSRTVSPRSPEPWGNRGCDFVPEELEGDFPSGLYTETNASTHTVISSSDGEDLNTHEDYCSERPQDTQTFL
- the LOC124696864 gene encoding elongation factor 1-beta-like, whose product is MPGGREMPDDFEFELVDPGRRFYNAFSVLLDVKPWGDETDMAKLEEAVRGVAMEGLTWGASKLLTVGYGIKKMQIMLTVVDDLVSVDSLIEDHLCAEPLDEYVQSADIVSFNKICWFNP